In Candidatus Reconcilbacillus cellulovorans, the sequence CCATGAACCTCCCGTCTACATCGCCGGTGAACGAGACGGCATCCAGATCGAGATCGCGCTGCAATATACAGAAGACTTTACGGAAAACATTTATTCGTTCGCCAACAACATCAACACCCAAGAAGGCGGCACGCACGAATCCGGATTCAAAAGCGCGTTGACGCGCGTCGTCAACGACTATGCGCGCAAAACGAACGCCATTCGCGACCAGGACGCCAATCTGACCGGCGACGACGTACGCGAAGGGTTGACGGCGATCATTTCCGTCAAGATCCGTGAGCCGCAATTCGAAGGACAGACGAAAACGAAACTCGGCAACTCCGAAGCGCGAAGTGCCGTGGAATCGCTGTTTGCCGAAAAGTTTGAGGAGTTTTTGAACGAGAATCCTCATGTTGCGAAAAAAATCCTTGAAAAAGCCATTCAAGCCCAGCGAGCCCGAGAGGCGGCGCGGAAAGCCCGCGAGTTGACGAGGCGGAAAAACGCGCTGGAAATCAGCTCACTGCCCGGCAAGTTGGCCGATTGTTCCTCGCGCGACGCTTCCATCTGTGAGCTTTACATCGTGGAAGGCGACTCGGCGGGCGGGTCGGCGAAGCAGGGAAGGGATAGACATTTTCAAGCTATTTTGCCTTTGAGAGGGAAAATTTTGAACGTCGAGAAGTCGCGTCTCGACAAAATTTTGTCCAATTCCGAAATCCGCGCGATCATCACCGCGCTCGGCACGGGCATCAGTGAAGATTTCGACCTTTCGAAGGCGCGGTATCACAAGATCATCATCATGACCGACGCCGACGTCGACGGGGCGCACATCCGGACGTTGTTGCTGACGTTTTTTTATCGCTATATGCGGAAGTTGATCGAAGCCGGCTACGTCTATATCGCTCAACCTCCGCTCTACAAGCTGGAGAAGAACAAAGTCGTGCGCTACGCCTACAGTGAAAAAGAAAAGGATCAAATCTTAGCCGAAATGGGTGGGGAAGAAGCGAAAGTCGTCGTCCAGCGGTACAAGGGGCTCGGCGAAATGAACCCGCAGCAGCTGTGGGAAACGACGATGGACCCCGAAAGCCGAACGCTGCTGCAAGTGACGATTCAAGACGCCATTGAGGCGGACATGATTTTCGACATCCTGATGGGCGACAACGTCGAACCGCGGCGCGAATTCATTCAGCAGAACGCCAGATTCGTTAAAAATCTAGACGTGTGACGAAAGCGGCGAGGAGGTTTCCATGGCCGAACGAGTGAACCATCCGGGCATTAAAGATAAAGATATCGTCACCGAAATGCGCACGTCGTTTCTCGACTACGCGATGAGCATCATCGTCAGCCGTGCGCTTCCTGACGTGCGCGACGGGCTCAAGCCCGTCCACCGCCGCATTCTCTACGCGATGTCCGAGCTTGGCGTCACGCCGGACAAACCGTACAAGAAGTCGGCCCGCATCGTCGGCGAAGTGATCGGCAAATACCATCCGCACGGTGACGCCGCCGTCTACGAGACGATGGTCGGCATGGCGCAGGATTTCACGTATCGCTACATGCTCGTCGACGGGCACGGCAATTTCGGGTCGGTCGACGGCGACGCGGCGGCGGCGATGCGTTATACGGAAGCGCGGCTCTCGAGAATCGCCATGGAAATGCTCCGCGACATTCAGAAAGACACGGTCGACTTTCGGCCGAATTATTCCAACGAAGAGTCGGAGCCCGAGGTATTGCCGTCGCGGTTTCCGAACATTCTCGTCAATGGCTCGTACGGTATCGCCGTCGGCATGGCGACTGCCATTCCGCCGCACAACCTTCGGGAAGTCGTCGAAGGTCTTCATTACCTGATCGACCATCCCGACGCGACGAGCACCGAACTGATGAAGTTCGTCAAAGGGCCGGACTTTCCGACCGCCGGTCTCATTCTCGGGCGCAAAGGCATCCAGCAGGCGTACGAGACGGGCCGCGGTACGATCACCGTGCGTGCCAGAACAGAACTGGAGGAATCAGGAGGAAAATACAGAATCGTCGTTAAGGAGTTGCCTTACAAAGTCAACAAGGCCAAACTGATCGAAAAAATCGCCGAGCTCGTCCGCGACCGGCAGATCGACGGTATCGTCGATCTGCGCGACGAATCCGACAGAAGCGGCATGCGCGTCGTCATCGAGCTGCGCCGCGACGCGAACCCGAATGTCGTCCTGAACCAGTTGTTCAAGCATACGGCGCTTCAGACGACGTTCGGCGTCATCATGCTCGCGCTCGTCGACGGCGAGCCGAAAGTGCTCAGCCTGCGCGACGTTCTCGTTTATTATTTGCGGCACCAGCAGACCGTCATTCGTCGGCGCACCGCCCATGACCTGAAAAAAGCCGAAGCGCGCGCGCATATCCTCGAAGGCCTGAGGATCGCGCTCGATCGTCTCGACGAAGTCATCGCGCTCATCCGGTCGTCGAAAACGGTCGAGGAAGCGCGCGACGGCCTGATGAACCGATTCGGCCTGACTGAAGAACAGGCCCGGGCGATTCTGGACATGCGGCTGCAGCGGTTGACTGGCCTCGAGCGGGAAAAAATCGAGGAGGAATACCGCGAACTGATCCGGAATATCGAACAGTATCGGGCGATTTTGGCGGATGAGCGGCTTGTGCTCGGCATCATCCGCGACGAACTCGCCGAGATTGCCGACAAGTACGGCGACGCGCGGCGAACGGAGATCGTCGACGTCGAAGACGACATTTTGGAAGAAGATTTGATCCAGCGCGACGACGTCGTCGTGACGATCACGCGCACCGGCTATATTAAGCGGCTGCCGCTTTCCGCTTATCGCTCCCAGCACCGCGGCGGCAAGGGCGTCATCGGCATCGAGACAAAAGAAGAAGACTTTGCCGAACATCTGCTCGTCACCGAAACGCATCGAACGCTTATTTTCTTTACCGACCGCGGGAAGGCCTACGTGCTGAAAGCTTACGAAATTCCCGACTTAAGCCGAACGGCGCGCGGCACGCCGATCATCAATCTTTTGCAGATCGAGCCCGGCGAGCGCGTCCGCGCGGTCATCCCCGTCGCGTCGTTCGACGAAGGGCGGTATTTGTTTTTCGCGACGCGGCAAGGCCTCGTCAAGAAAACGCCGTTGGCGGAGTTCGCCAACATCCGCCGCACGGGTCTGATCGCTTTGTCGTTACGCGATAACGACGATTTAATCGATGTCCGGCTTACGAACGGCGACAGTGAAATCATGCTGGCGACCAAACAAGGCATGTCGATCCGCTTTTCCGAGGCAGAAGTTCGCGCCATGGGCCGTACGGCTAGCGGCGTCAAGGGCATCGAGCTGTCCGAAGACGACGAGGTGATCGGCATGGATGTCGTGCGGCCGGACGACGACGTGCTGATTGTAACGTCCAAAGGATACGGAAAGCGCACGCCGGCGTCCGAATACCGGCAGCAGGCGCGCGGCGGCAAAGGAATCCGAACGCTGAACGTGACGCCGAAAAACGGCCGCGTCGTCGCACTGAAAATGGTGCGTGAAGACGACGATTTGATTGTCCTCACCGCGTCGGGCACCGTCATCCGTACGGCCGTATCG encodes:
- a CDS encoding DNA gyrase subunit B, with product MSVTTRSHTYDEHQIQVLEGLEAVRKRPGMYIGSTGSRGLHHLVWEIVDNSIDEAMAGFCDRIDVTVHTDNSVTVVDNGRGIPVGEHPKMKRPAVEVVLTVLHAGGKFGGEGYKMSGGLHGVGLSAVNALSEYLSVRVKRDGKIFWQEYRRGVPQGDLKIVGESAETGTEIRFRPDPEIFTETVEFEYDVLQARLRELAFLNRGVRITLTDERTGVSQSFCYEGGIVSFVEYVNRNRQPLHEPPVYIAGERDGIQIEIALQYTEDFTENIYSFANNINTQEGGTHESGFKSALTRVVNDYARKTNAIRDQDANLTGDDVREGLTAIISVKIREPQFEGQTKTKLGNSEARSAVESLFAEKFEEFLNENPHVAKKILEKAIQAQRAREAARKARELTRRKNALEISSLPGKLADCSSRDASICELYIVEGDSAGGSAKQGRDRHFQAILPLRGKILNVEKSRLDKILSNSEIRAIITALGTGISEDFDLSKARYHKIIIMTDADVDGAHIRTLLLTFFYRYMRKLIEAGYVYIAQPPLYKLEKNKVVRYAYSEKEKDQILAEMGGEEAKVVVQRYKGLGEMNPQQLWETTMDPESRTLLQVTIQDAIEADMIFDILMGDNVEPRREFIQQNARFVKNLDV
- a CDS encoding DNA gyrase subunit A; its protein translation is MAERVNHPGIKDKDIVTEMRTSFLDYAMSIIVSRALPDVRDGLKPVHRRILYAMSELGVTPDKPYKKSARIVGEVIGKYHPHGDAAVYETMVGMAQDFTYRYMLVDGHGNFGSVDGDAAAAMRYTEARLSRIAMEMLRDIQKDTVDFRPNYSNEESEPEVLPSRFPNILVNGSYGIAVGMATAIPPHNLREVVEGLHYLIDHPDATSTELMKFVKGPDFPTAGLILGRKGIQQAYETGRGTITVRARTELEESGGKYRIVVKELPYKVNKAKLIEKIAELVRDRQIDGIVDLRDESDRSGMRVVIELRRDANPNVVLNQLFKHTALQTTFGVIMLALVDGEPKVLSLRDVLVYYLRHQQTVIRRRTAHDLKKAEARAHILEGLRIALDRLDEVIALIRSSKTVEEARDGLMNRFGLTEEQARAILDMRLQRLTGLEREKIEEEYRELIRNIEQYRAILADERLVLGIIRDELAEIADKYGDARRTEIVDVEDDILEEDLIQRDDVVVTITRTGYIKRLPLSAYRSQHRGGKGVIGIETKEEDFAEHLLVTETHRTLIFFTDRGKAYVLKAYEIPDLSRTARGTPIINLLQIEPGERVRAVIPVASFDEGRYLFFATRQGLVKKTPLAEFANIRRTGLIALSLRDNDDLIDVRLTNGDSEIMLATKQGMSIRFSEAEVRAMGRTASGVKGIELSEDDEVIGMDVVRPDDDVLIVTSKGYGKRTPASEYRQQARGGKGIRTLNVTPKNGRVVALKMVREDDDLIVLTASGTVIRTAVSEISSMGRNTQGVKLIQIREDDEVAAVASAGKNSVPTSDDRT